One Carassius auratus strain Wakin unplaced genomic scaffold, ASM336829v1 scaf_tig00215236, whole genome shotgun sequence genomic region harbors:
- the LOC113094061 gene encoding transcription factor ETV7-like isoform X1, which yields MSDASSPPPLIKQSCNGNKPQVCSPVMHDPQNEPPSGYETVPDELCKLPGRLRINPSLWNKEDVNLWLRWAQREYSLRRADHNKFEMNGKALCLLTKEDFRLRCPSSGDVLYELLQHVKQQRRCAIFSPLSSSNTQSQQMPVSHGTTGPYVPSNRSVPVCPANPNSWVLTASCNTDQSQERKPLSADPEHSHGMHRELSHHSPEEKNQQTPPENNRQPLSVNSREEPLNLSNKPTGPANTTQTSEANGKIPDCKLLWNYVYQLLSDSRYEAFIRWEDPDAMIFRVVDSNGLARLWGNHKNRANMTYEKMSRALRHYYKLNIIKKETGQRLLFRFLKTPEEIMQGRSERGEPSGSPDSPASPDYREEALEVSPVSTPATMSPGSEHNFSISPTP from the exons ATGAGTGACGCCTCCTCACCGCCACCTTTGATAAAG CAGAGTTGTAATGGGAACAAACCCCAAGTTTGCTCGCCGGTTATGCACGACCCACAAAATGAACCTCCATCCGGGTATGAGACAGTGCCTGATGAACTCTGCAAGCTACCTGGAAGACTAC GGATCAATCCATCCTTGTGGAATAAGGAGGACGTGAATCTCTGGCTGCGTTGGGCTCAGAGGGAATATTCTCTGCGACGTGCGGACCACAACAAATTTGAGATGAACGGAAAGGCGCTTTGTCTTCTCACCAAAGAGGACTTCCGTCTCCGCTGCCCCAGCTCTG GTGACGTTCTGTATGAACTCCTTCAGCATGTGAAGCAGCAGAGGAGATGTGCCATCTTCAGTCCGCTGTCCAGCTCCAACACACAGTCACAACAGATGCCCGTCTCGCACGGGACGACAG GTCCTTACGTTCCCTCTAACAGAAGTGTTCCTGTTTGTCCTGCGAATCCAAATTCCTGGGTGTTAACAGCTAGCTGCAACACAGATCAGAGCCAGGAGAGGAAACCTTTGTCTGCTGACCCTGAGCATTCACATGGCATGCACAGAG AGCTTTCTCATCATTCTCCTGAGGAAAAAAATCAACAGACGCCTCCAGAAAATAACAGACAGCCTTTAAGTGTTAACTCTAGAGAGGAGCCTCTCAACCTGTCCAACAAACCTACAGGACCTGCAAACACCACACAAACCTCGGAGGCTAATGGGAAGATTCCAG ACTGCAAACTCTTATGGAACTATGTGTACCAGCTGCTGTCGGACAGCAGGTACGAGGCCTTCATTCGCTGGGAGGATCCGGACGCCATGATCTTCAGAGTGGTGGATTCTAACGGACTGGCACGACTCTGGGGCAACCACAAG AACAGGGCCAATATGACCTATGAGAAAATGTCCAGAGCATTACGCCATTACTACAAGCTCAACATTATCAAGAAAGAGACAGGCCAGAGGCTGCTCTTCCG GTTTCTGAAGACCCCTGAAGAAATCATGCAAGGCAGGTCAGAGCGTGGAGAACCGTCAGGGTCTCCCGATAGTCCTGCGTCTCCAGACTACAGAGAAGAAGCTCTGGAAGTATCACCTGTATCGACTCCTGCTACCATGAGCCCCGGCTCTGAACACAACTTCAGCATATCACCAACCCCATAA
- the LOC113094061 gene encoding transcription factor ETV7-like isoform X3: MSDASSPPPLIKQSCNGNKPQVCSPVMHDPQNEPPSGYETVPDELCKLPGRLRINPSLWNKEDVNLWLRWAQREYSLRRADHNKFEMNGKALCLLTKEDFRLRCPSSGDVLYELLQHVKQQRRCAIFSPLSSSNTQSQQMPVSHGTTELSHHSPEEKNQQTPPENNRQPLSVNSREEPLNLSNKPTGPANTTQTSEANGKIPDCKLLWNYVYQLLSDSRYEAFIRWEDPDAMIFRVVDSNGLARLWGNHKNRANMTYEKMSRALRHYYKLNIIKKETGQRLLFRFLKTPEEIMQGRSERGEPSGSPDSPASPDYREEALEVSPVSTPATMSPGSEHNFSISPTP; the protein is encoded by the exons ATGAGTGACGCCTCCTCACCGCCACCTTTGATAAAG CAGAGTTGTAATGGGAACAAACCCCAAGTTTGCTCGCCGGTTATGCACGACCCACAAAATGAACCTCCATCCGGGTATGAGACAGTGCCTGATGAACTCTGCAAGCTACCTGGAAGACTAC GGATCAATCCATCCTTGTGGAATAAGGAGGACGTGAATCTCTGGCTGCGTTGGGCTCAGAGGGAATATTCTCTGCGACGTGCGGACCACAACAAATTTGAGATGAACGGAAAGGCGCTTTGTCTTCTCACCAAAGAGGACTTCCGTCTCCGCTGCCCCAGCTCTG GTGACGTTCTGTATGAACTCCTTCAGCATGTGAAGCAGCAGAGGAGATGTGCCATCTTCAGTCCGCTGTCCAGCTCCAACACACAGTCACAACAGATGCCCGTCTCGCACGGGACGACAG AGCTTTCTCATCATTCTCCTGAGGAAAAAAATCAACAGACGCCTCCAGAAAATAACAGACAGCCTTTAAGTGTTAACTCTAGAGAGGAGCCTCTCAACCTGTCCAACAAACCTACAGGACCTGCAAACACCACACAAACCTCGGAGGCTAATGGGAAGATTCCAG ACTGCAAACTCTTATGGAACTATGTGTACCAGCTGCTGTCGGACAGCAGGTACGAGGCCTTCATTCGCTGGGAGGATCCGGACGCCATGATCTTCAGAGTGGTGGATTCTAACGGACTGGCACGACTCTGGGGCAACCACAAG AACAGGGCCAATATGACCTATGAGAAAATGTCCAGAGCATTACGCCATTACTACAAGCTCAACATTATCAAGAAAGAGACAGGCCAGAGGCTGCTCTTCCG GTTTCTGAAGACCCCTGAAGAAATCATGCAAGGCAGGTCAGAGCGTGGAGAACCGTCAGGGTCTCCCGATAGTCCTGCGTCTCCAGACTACAGAGAAGAAGCTCTGGAAGTATCACCTGTATCGACTCCTGCTACCATGAGCCCCGGCTCTGAACACAACTTCAGCATATCACCAACCCCATAA
- the LOC113094061 gene encoding transcription factor ETV7-like isoform X2: MSDASSPPPLIKSCNGNKPQVCSPVMHDPQNEPPSGYETVPDELCKLPGRLRINPSLWNKEDVNLWLRWAQREYSLRRADHNKFEMNGKALCLLTKEDFRLRCPSSGDVLYELLQHVKQQRRCAIFSPLSSSNTQSQQMPVSHGTTGPYVPSNRSVPVCPANPNSWVLTASCNTDQSQERKPLSADPEHSHGMHRELSHHSPEEKNQQTPPENNRQPLSVNSREEPLNLSNKPTGPANTTQTSEANGKIPDCKLLWNYVYQLLSDSRYEAFIRWEDPDAMIFRVVDSNGLARLWGNHKNRANMTYEKMSRALRHYYKLNIIKKETGQRLLFRFLKTPEEIMQGRSERGEPSGSPDSPASPDYREEALEVSPVSTPATMSPGSEHNFSISPTP, translated from the exons ATGAGTGACGCCTCCTCACCGCCACCTTTGATAAAG AGTTGTAATGGGAACAAACCCCAAGTTTGCTCGCCGGTTATGCACGACCCACAAAATGAACCTCCATCCGGGTATGAGACAGTGCCTGATGAACTCTGCAAGCTACCTGGAAGACTAC GGATCAATCCATCCTTGTGGAATAAGGAGGACGTGAATCTCTGGCTGCGTTGGGCTCAGAGGGAATATTCTCTGCGACGTGCGGACCACAACAAATTTGAGATGAACGGAAAGGCGCTTTGTCTTCTCACCAAAGAGGACTTCCGTCTCCGCTGCCCCAGCTCTG GTGACGTTCTGTATGAACTCCTTCAGCATGTGAAGCAGCAGAGGAGATGTGCCATCTTCAGTCCGCTGTCCAGCTCCAACACACAGTCACAACAGATGCCCGTCTCGCACGGGACGACAG GTCCTTACGTTCCCTCTAACAGAAGTGTTCCTGTTTGTCCTGCGAATCCAAATTCCTGGGTGTTAACAGCTAGCTGCAACACAGATCAGAGCCAGGAGAGGAAACCTTTGTCTGCTGACCCTGAGCATTCACATGGCATGCACAGAG AGCTTTCTCATCATTCTCCTGAGGAAAAAAATCAACAGACGCCTCCAGAAAATAACAGACAGCCTTTAAGTGTTAACTCTAGAGAGGAGCCTCTCAACCTGTCCAACAAACCTACAGGACCTGCAAACACCACACAAACCTCGGAGGCTAATGGGAAGATTCCAG ACTGCAAACTCTTATGGAACTATGTGTACCAGCTGCTGTCGGACAGCAGGTACGAGGCCTTCATTCGCTGGGAGGATCCGGACGCCATGATCTTCAGAGTGGTGGATTCTAACGGACTGGCACGACTCTGGGGCAACCACAAG AACAGGGCCAATATGACCTATGAGAAAATGTCCAGAGCATTACGCCATTACTACAAGCTCAACATTATCAAGAAAGAGACAGGCCAGAGGCTGCTCTTCCG GTTTCTGAAGACCCCTGAAGAAATCATGCAAGGCAGGTCAGAGCGTGGAGAACCGTCAGGGTCTCCCGATAGTCCTGCGTCTCCAGACTACAGAGAAGAAGCTCTGGAAGTATCACCTGTATCGACTCCTGCTACCATGAGCCCCGGCTCTGAACACAACTTCAGCATATCACCAACCCCATAA
- the ube2t gene encoding ubiquitin-conjugating enzyme E2 T — translation MQRVSRLKRELHLLSTEPPPGVSCWQTEGRLDQLQAQIVGGADTPYEGGVFTLEINIPERYPFEPPKMRFLTPIYHPNIDNAGRICLDALKLPPKGAWRPALNISTVLTSIQLLMAEPNPDDPLMADISSEFKYNKPLYLEKAKKWTAEHAIQKNKGCVETEEKTPENKNKKTAHKREALSAQENLEHTKKVCM, via the exons ATGCAGAGAGTGAGTCGTCTGAAGCGGGAGCTGCATCTTCTGAGCACTGAACCTCCTCCAGGAGTCTCCTGCTGGCAGACCGAGGGACGGCTGGATCAACTACAAGCCC AGATTGTAGGAGGTGCAGACACTCCCTATGAAGGAGGCGTGTTCACACTGGAAATCAACATACCCGAGAG GTATCCCTTTGAGCCTCCAAAGATGCGTTTCCTGACACCCATCTATCACCCCAACATCGATAATGCAGGACGCATTTGTCTTGATGCTCTGAAGCTGCCACCAAAG GGAGCCTGGCGGCCAGCACTCAATATTTCAACAGTGCTCACCTCCATACAGTTACTGATGGCCGAACCCAACCCTGACGACCCACTCATGGCTGATATA TCCTCAGAATTTAAATACAACAAACCACTATATCTAGAAAAGGCAAAGAAATGGACAGCTGAACATGCAATTCAGAAGAACAAG GGTTGTGTGGAGACAGAAGAAAAGACTCCCgagaataaaaataagaaaactgCGCACAAGAGAGAGGCACTTAGTGCACAGGAGAATTTAGAGCACACCAAGAAAGTGTGCATGTAG
- the LOC113094055 gene encoding ubiquitin-conjugating enzyme E2 T-like, which yields MNPNVEGSPSGSGDGMQSGVAPYSPTPISGKAATANESAKHATAAARTLPSEACTHFPLSAVLKLPPKGAWRPALNISTVLTSIQLLMAEPNPDDPLMADISSEFKYNKPLYLEKAKKWTAEHAIQKNKGCVETEEKTPENKNKKTAHKREALSAQENLEHTKKVCM from the exons ATGAACCCCAACGTGGAAGGTTCGCCGTCCGGCAGTGGTGATGGCATGCAGAGCGGGGTTGCCCCGTACTCCCCGACCCCAATTAGCGGCAAAGCGGCGACTGCCAACGAAAGTGCCAAGCACGCCACTGCGGCAGCTCGCACACTTCCAAGCGAAG CCTGCACACATTTCCCATTGAGCGCCGTGCTGAAGCTGCCACCAAAG GGAGCCTGGCGGCCAGCACTCAATATTTCAACAGTGCTCACCTCCATACAGTTACTGATGGCCGAACCCAACCCTGACGACCCACTCATGGCTGATATA TCCTCAGAATTTAAATACAACAAACCACTATATCTAGAAAAGGCAAAGAAATGGACAGCTGAACATGCAATTCAGAAGAACAAG GGTTGTGTGGAGACAGAAGAAAAGACTCCCgagaataaaaataagaaaactgCGCACAAGAGAGAGGCACTTAGTGCACAGGAGAATTTAGAGCACACCAAGAAAGTGTGCATGTAG